One window from the genome of Alkalihalobacillus sp. LMS6 encodes:
- a CDS encoding DUF1146 family protein, translating into MTSELGLEAFIHILSNLLGLVIAWWALQSFRFDLFVKNPKSTQATLLKVLVAIALGHLIARFFIEYAQAVRYLPYFF; encoded by the coding sequence TTGACAAGCGAATTAGGTTTGGAAGCATTTATACATATTCTATCGAATCTCCTCGGTTTAGTCATAGCATGGTGGGCGTTACAATCGTTTCGCTTTGACTTGTTCGTGAAAAATCCTAAGAGTACCCAAGCAACGTTATTAAAAGTTTTGGTGGCAATTGCACTGGGTCATTTGATTGCTCGTTTTTTTATTGAGTATGCCCAAGCTGTTCGGTACCTTCCATATTTTTTCTAA
- the atpA gene encoding F0F1 ATP synthase subunit alpha, with protein sequence MASIKATEISSLIKQQIDQFETSVDVQDVGTVIRVGDGIAFAYGLDNVMAGELLEFSTGVMGMAQNLEEDSIGIIILGPYENIREGDEVKRTGRIMEVPVGSELLGRVVNPLGQPVDGLGPIHTTKTRPVEGAAPGVMARKSVHEPLQTGIKSIDSMIPIGRGQRELIIGDRQTGKTSIAIDTILNQKDQDMICVYVAIGQKESTVSGVVETLRQRGALDYTIVVSAGASDPAPMLFLAPYTGVSMAEEFMYDGKHVLVIYDDLSKQAAAYREMSLLLRRPPGREAFPGDVFYLHSRLLERAAKLNDDLGGGSITALPFIETQAGDVSAYIPTNVISITDGQVFLQSDLFHSGVRPAVNPGISVSRVGGSAQIKAMKKVAGTLRLDLAAYRELEAFSQFGSDLDAATQARLNRGQRTVELLKQDLNQPLPVEKQVAIIFALTKGYLDDIPVSDCLRFESELFTFLESNNNELLEHIRTTGNLPEESEFKAAIESFKKGFVASNE encoded by the coding sequence ATGGCAAGCATTAAAGCAACTGAAATTAGCTCGCTCATTAAGCAGCAGATTGATCAATTTGAAACCAGTGTAGACGTACAAGACGTTGGTACCGTTATTCGCGTTGGAGACGGAATTGCCTTCGCATACGGTTTAGATAATGTTATGGCAGGGGAGCTTTTAGAGTTCTCTACTGGTGTAATGGGTATGGCTCAGAACCTAGAGGAAGATAGCATTGGTATCATCATTTTAGGGCCTTACGAAAACATTCGTGAAGGAGACGAAGTGAAGCGTACAGGACGTATCATGGAAGTTCCAGTTGGAAGCGAACTTCTTGGTCGTGTTGTAAACCCACTTGGTCAGCCTGTAGACGGATTAGGTCCTATTCATACAACAAAAACACGTCCCGTTGAAGGTGCTGCTCCTGGTGTTATGGCGCGTAAATCAGTACATGAGCCGCTTCAAACAGGAATTAAATCAATCGATTCTATGATTCCAATCGGTCGTGGACAGCGTGAGCTTATTATCGGTGACCGTCAAACAGGGAAAACGTCAATTGCGATTGATACAATCCTTAACCAAAAAGATCAAGATATGATCTGTGTGTATGTAGCAATTGGTCAAAAAGAATCAACAGTATCTGGTGTTGTTGAAACTCTTCGTCAGCGTGGTGCGCTTGATTATACGATCGTCGTTTCTGCAGGTGCATCTGATCCAGCGCCAATGCTATTCTTAGCGCCATATACAGGCGTATCGATGGCTGAAGAGTTTATGTATGATGGCAAGCATGTTCTTGTTATTTATGATGATTTATCAAAACAAGCAGCAGCGTATCGTGAAATGTCTCTACTTCTTCGTCGTCCTCCAGGTCGTGAAGCATTCCCAGGTGACGTTTTCTACTTACACTCTCGCTTACTAGAGCGTGCAGCGAAGTTAAATGATGATTTAGGTGGCGGTTCTATTACGGCGCTTCCGTTTATTGAAACACAAGCAGGCGATGTATCAGCTTATATCCCTACAAACGTTATTTCCATTACAGATGGACAAGTATTCTTACAGTCTGACTTGTTCCACTCGGGTGTAAGACCAGCCGTTAACCCGGGTATTTCCGTATCACGAGTAGGTGGTTCTGCACAAATCAAAGCAATGAAAAAAGTGGCAGGTACGCTTCGTCTTGACTTAGCAGCTTACCGTGAGCTAGAAGCATTCTCACAATTTGGTTCTGACCTAGATGCAGCTACTCAAGCTCGTTTAAATCGTGGACAACGTACAGTTGAGCTTTTAAAGCAAGATTTAAACCAGCCGCTTCCGGTTGAAAAGCAAGTTGCCATCATCTTTGCTTTAACAAAAGGCTACTTAGATGATATTCCAGTTAGTGACTGCTTACGTTTTGAATCAGAATTGTTTACGTTCCTTGAGAGCAATAACAACGAATTACTAGAGCACATTCGCACAACAGGAAACCTTCCTGAAGAAAGTGAGTTCAAAGCAGCAATTGAATCGTTCAAAAAAGGTTTCGTTGCATCGAATGAATAG
- a CDS encoding YwmB family TATA-box binding protein yields the protein MNKMYSVCFLLLIFIFCGALFAFDKGTSKNDDTFYNQISAFQELVERNKMTVTDWHVRIKSKTERVDDFSLEVESFETAFSEFERTAVEENGNYIHVTFTNGSYEEELHENIKMLATKTSNGYEIEKTYELISSDGSVVKDQQWLEDRMNKLGIDLQSSMPFYELTAEMDDSSQDLVIEAERFMSELGATKLEALDEKTFVSLSAYHEEWMNGIATSGDKEMNVQIALRENQELGSRTTVTFGTPIITTEY from the coding sequence ATGAATAAAATGTATTCTGTTTGTTTTTTATTGCTTATCTTTATATTCTGTGGCGCATTATTCGCTTTTGATAAAGGGACATCAAAGAACGACGATACATTTTATAATCAGATCAGTGCCTTTCAAGAACTTGTTGAGAGAAATAAAATGACAGTGACTGACTGGCATGTACGTATAAAAAGCAAAACGGAACGTGTGGATGATTTTTCTTTGGAAGTGGAATCGTTTGAAACGGCTTTTTCAGAATTCGAACGGACTGCTGTTGAAGAAAATGGAAATTATATACATGTGACGTTTACAAATGGTTCTTATGAGGAAGAGTTACATGAGAACATAAAGATGTTAGCAACGAAAACATCAAATGGGTATGAAATCGAAAAAACGTATGAGCTGATCTCAAGTGATGGTTCGGTAGTGAAGGATCAACAATGGTTAGAAGACCGAATGAACAAATTAGGTATTGATTTACAATCATCCATGCCTTTTTATGAATTAACAGCCGAAATGGATGATTCGTCTCAAGACTTAGTCATTGAGGCAGAACGGTTTATGAGTGAATTGGGCGCAACAAAATTAGAAGCCCTAGATGAAAAAACGTTTGTGTCTTTATCTGCATATCATGAAGAATGGATGAATGGTATTGCTACAAGCGGTGATAAAGAGATGAATGTTCAAATCGCTTTGCGCGAAAATCAAGAGTTGGGCTCTAGAACAACAGTAACTTTTGGAACGCCTATAATTACGACTGAATATTGA
- the murA gene encoding UDP-N-acetylglucosamine 1-carboxyvinyltransferase, which yields MEKIIVRGGNKLHGSVKVEGAKNAVLPVIAASILAENGNSVIEEVPSLTDVYTMKEVLTNLNVAVDYEDGRFVVHANRTLKTEAPFEYVRKMRASFLVMGPLLARVGRARIALPGGCAIGSRPIEQHLKGFEAMGATVEIGNGFIEARIDGKLQGTKIYLDFPSVGATENIMMAAALAEGTTIIENVAEEPEIVDLANYLNAMGGKVRGAGTGVIKIEGVEALHGAVHSVIPDRIEAGTFMVAAAITGGDVFVEGAIAEHMRPLVAKMREMGVEIQEGETGLRVIGPEVLKAVDIKTMPHPGFPTDMQAQMMALLIRAEGTSVVTETVFENRFMHVEEFRRMNGNIKIEGRSAIVSGPTSLQGAEVGATDLRAGAALVIAGLVADGYTRVTELKHLDRGYVALTEKLKALGADIERVEEQLENEFEKTAELL from the coding sequence TTGGAAAAAATCATTGTCCGTGGCGGCAACAAGCTGCACGGCTCCGTGAAGGTAGAAGGTGCAAAGAATGCCGTACTACCTGTAATAGCAGCATCAATCTTAGCGGAAAATGGAAATAGTGTTATTGAAGAAGTGCCATCTCTTACAGATGTTTATACAATGAAAGAGGTTCTAACCAATTTAAATGTTGCAGTTGATTATGAAGATGGTCGTTTTGTCGTCCACGCAAATCGTACGTTAAAAACAGAAGCACCATTTGAATATGTTCGAAAAATGCGTGCGTCCTTTTTAGTAATGGGTCCATTGCTTGCACGTGTTGGTCGAGCGAGAATCGCATTACCTGGTGGGTGTGCCATCGGTTCACGTCCAATTGAGCAACATTTAAAAGGGTTTGAAGCGATGGGAGCAACAGTTGAAATTGGTAACGGGTTTATTGAAGCTCGCATTGATGGGAAGTTACAAGGAACGAAAATATATCTTGATTTCCCAAGCGTAGGAGCGACAGAAAACATTATGATGGCTGCTGCCCTTGCAGAAGGGACAACAATCATTGAGAATGTTGCTGAAGAGCCGGAAATTGTTGATTTAGCGAATTATTTAAATGCAATGGGTGGAAAAGTAAGAGGCGCTGGAACTGGTGTCATTAAGATTGAAGGTGTAGAAGCGCTTCACGGTGCTGTACACTCGGTCATTCCAGATAGAATTGAAGCAGGAACGTTTATGGTTGCTGCAGCAATTACTGGTGGAGATGTATTTGTTGAAGGTGCCATTGCAGAGCACATGCGTCCGCTTGTAGCGAAAATGCGCGAAATGGGTGTTGAGATTCAAGAAGGTGAAACAGGGCTACGTGTTATTGGACCTGAAGTGTTAAAAGCAGTTGATATTAAAACAATGCCTCACCCAGGCTTCCCTACAGATATGCAAGCGCAAATGATGGCATTGCTTATTCGAGCGGAAGGCACGAGTGTTGTAACAGAAACGGTATTTGAAAACCGCTTTATGCACGTAGAAGAATTCCGTAGAATGAACGGAAACATCAAAATTGAAGGCCGTTCTGCTATTGTGTCAGGTCCGACTTCTTTACAAGGTGCTGAAGTAGGCGCGACAGATTTACGTGCAGGTGCAGCGTTAGTCATTGCAGGGCTTGTAGCGGATGGATATACGCGCGTTACAGAATTAAAGCACTTAGATCGTGGGTACGTGGCATTAACGGAGAAATTGAAAGCATTAGGCGCTGACATTGAGCGTGTAGAAGAACAGTTAGAAAATGAATTTGAAAAGACTGCGGAGTTGCTATAA
- a CDS encoding F0F1 ATP synthase subunit delta, whose amino-acid sequence MSNKAVANRYAVALFELGVAKGQADDFEQDLELVSEVFGQTPELQRLLEVPGLSQEKKAQLIKQAFQNNVKETTLALMMRLMERSRYSVIPELASEYKKLNNEQKGIAEAFVYSAKPLSDSEKEQIAVVFAPKVGKRALEVTNVVQEQLVGGIKVRIGDRVYDGSVKGQLDRLEKGILAGK is encoded by the coding sequence ATGAGCAACAAAGCGGTAGCCAATCGTTACGCTGTTGCTCTTTTTGAGTTAGGTGTAGCAAAAGGTCAAGCGGACGATTTTGAACAGGATTTGGAGCTAGTTTCTGAGGTGTTTGGACAAACGCCAGAATTGCAGCGACTACTTGAAGTTCCAGGCCTTTCTCAAGAGAAAAAAGCTCAATTAATTAAGCAAGCATTTCAGAACAATGTAAAGGAAACGACGTTAGCATTAATGATGCGCTTAATGGAGCGCTCGCGTTATTCTGTTATTCCTGAACTTGCTTCTGAATACAAGAAACTAAACAACGAACAAAAAGGGATTGCTGAAGCATTTGTCTACTCAGCAAAACCGTTAAGTGATTCTGAAAAAGAACAAATCGCAGTTGTTTTTGCACCTAAAGTGGGCAAACGTGCGTTAGAAGTAACGAACGTCGTTCAAGAACAACTCGTTGGTGGAATAAAAGTCCGCATTGGTGATCGTGTCTACGATGGCAGTGTAAAAGGACAGCTTGATCGCCTTGAAAAAGGGATTCTTGCAGGGAAGTAA
- a CDS encoding F0F1 ATP synthase subunit epsilon — METVQVSVVTPDGAVYTSDAELVVVKTTEGELGIKAKHIPLVSPLTVGPARFLKDGKEDQVSVSGGFIEVRPDQVTILAETAERPEQINTERAENAKERAEKRLNDSGAHIDKARAEAALRRAVTRLEVAKQ; from the coding sequence ATGGAAACCGTACAAGTAAGTGTCGTAACTCCAGACGGTGCTGTATATACAAGTGATGCTGAGCTTGTTGTTGTGAAGACAACAGAAGGAGAGCTCGGAATTAAAGCAAAACACATTCCGCTTGTTTCTCCGCTCACGGTTGGACCTGCTCGTTTTTTGAAAGACGGCAAAGAAGACCAAGTATCCGTCAGCGGTGGTTTTATCGAAGTTCGTCCAGATCAAGTCACGATACTAGCTGAGACTGCTGAGCGTCCTGAGCAAATCAACACCGAGCGTGCTGAGAATGCAAAAGAACGTGCAGAGAAACGCTTAAATGACAGTGGTGCGCACATCGATAAAGCGCGTGCAGAAGCTGCGTTAAGAAGAGCAGTAACTCGTTTAGAAGTGGCAAAACAATAA
- the atpD gene encoding F0F1 ATP synthase subunit beta encodes MSTGRIIQITGPVVDVKFPSGQLPQINSALRVNQTGGSNNAVDVTVTLEVALHLGNDTVRTVAMGSTDGLMRGTEAEDTGAPISVPVGEETLGRVFNVLGEEIDLKEPVPAGTRRDPIHRDAPSFDELTTTTEILETGIKVVDLLAPYTKGGKVGLFGGAGVGKTVLIQELINNVAQEHGGISVFAGVGERTREGNDLYHEMTDAGVIKKTAMVFGQMNEPPGARMRVALSGLTMAEYFRDDQGADVLLFVDNIFRFTQAGSEVSALLGRMPSAVGYQPTLATEMGQLQERITSTKKGSVTSIQAIYVPADDYTDPAPATAFAHLDATTNLERKLTEQGIYPAVDPLASTSRALSPEVVGEEHYNIARDVQQTLQKYRELQDIIAILGMEELSEDDKLVVARARRIQFFLSQNFHVAEQFTGQPGSYVPVKETIAGFKDILAGKYDDLPEDAFRLVGRIEEVVEKAKEMAQ; translated from the coding sequence ATGTCAACAGGCCGTATTATTCAAATTACAGGACCGGTCGTGGACGTTAAATTTCCAAGTGGTCAACTACCTCAAATTAACAGCGCACTTCGAGTAAACCAAACTGGTGGCTCAAACAACGCTGTTGATGTAACCGTAACACTAGAGGTAGCTCTTCACCTTGGAAATGATACAGTTCGCACGGTAGCCATGGGTTCAACTGATGGATTAATGCGTGGAACAGAAGCAGAAGATACGGGAGCTCCAATTTCTGTACCCGTTGGGGAAGAAACACTAGGGCGCGTATTTAACGTTTTAGGCGAAGAAATTGACCTAAAAGAACCAGTACCAGCAGGAACACGTCGCGACCCGATTCACCGTGATGCACCTAGCTTCGATGAACTAACTACTACAACAGAAATCCTTGAAACAGGTATTAAAGTTGTTGATTTACTTGCTCCTTATACAAAAGGTGGTAAAGTTGGCTTGTTCGGTGGTGCCGGAGTTGGAAAGACCGTACTTATTCAAGAACTTATTAATAACGTTGCCCAAGAGCATGGCGGTATTTCAGTATTTGCCGGCGTTGGTGAGCGTACTCGTGAAGGAAATGACTTATATCATGAAATGACAGATGCTGGCGTTATTAAGAAAACGGCAATGGTATTCGGTCAAATGAACGAACCACCTGGTGCCCGTATGCGCGTAGCTCTATCTGGTTTAACAATGGCTGAATATTTCCGTGATGACCAAGGTGCCGACGTACTTCTGTTCGTTGATAACATTTTCCGTTTCACACAAGCAGGTTCTGAAGTATCTGCCCTACTCGGTCGTATGCCTTCAGCGGTAGGTTACCAGCCGACGCTTGCTACAGAGATGGGTCAACTTCAAGAGCGAATCACATCAACGAAAAAAGGCTCTGTTACATCCATTCAAGCAATCTATGTACCGGCGGATGATTATACGGATCCAGCTCCAGCGACGGCGTTTGCTCACTTAGATGCAACAACAAACCTTGAGCGTAAATTAACAGAGCAAGGGATTTACCCTGCAGTAGATCCACTTGCATCAACATCACGTGCCCTTTCTCCAGAAGTTGTTGGGGAAGAACATTACAATATTGCGCGTGACGTTCAGCAGACTTTACAGAAATACCGTGAATTACAAGATATTATTGCGATTCTTGGTATGGAAGAATTATCAGAAGATGATAAGTTAGTCGTTGCTCGTGCGCGTCGTATTCAATTCTTCTTATCACAAAACTTCCACGTGGCAGAGCAATTTACTGGTCAGCCTGGATCTTATGTTCCTGTAAAAGAAACAATCGCAGGGTTCAAAGATATTCTTGCAGGTAAATACGATGATCTTCCTGAAGATGCATTCCGTTTAGTAGGACGCATTGAAGAAGTTGTCGAAAAAGCGAAGGAAATGGCCCAGTAA
- the atpG gene encoding ATP synthase F1 subunit gamma has translation MASLRDIKNRINSTKKTRQITKAMQMVSAAKLNRAQEKAQSYEVYARKMREVVNNMASAGSDVSHPMLEERPVKKTGYIFISSDTGLAGGYNSSLLRDMMKTIQSRHSSTDEYAIIVLGKIGRDLLRTRNQPIIQEMIEVPDQPGFSDIRGLAKTSVEMFADGVFDELYIWYNHFVSAMTQTVTEQKLLPLASKEEKEASSVGLYEYEPSEREILEAVLPRYAESLIYGALLDAKASEFGARMTAMSAASDNASSLIDDLTLSYNRARQAAITQEITEIVGGAAALE, from the coding sequence ATGGCTTCTTTGCGCGATATAAAAAATCGTATAAACTCTACAAAGAAAACGCGTCAAATTACAAAAGCAATGCAAATGGTATCAGCAGCAAAATTGAACCGTGCGCAGGAAAAAGCTCAAAGCTATGAAGTATACGCTAGAAAAATGCGTGAGGTTGTAAACAATATGGCCTCTGCTGGTAGTGACGTCAGTCATCCAATGCTAGAAGAACGTCCTGTCAAAAAAACGGGCTATATCTTCATTTCTTCAGATACGGGTTTAGCTGGTGGTTACAATTCAAGTCTTCTAAGAGACATGATGAAAACCATTCAATCTAGACACTCTTCAACAGATGAATATGCAATTATTGTCTTGGGTAAAATTGGGCGCGATCTGTTACGTACACGAAACCAACCGATTATCCAAGAAATGATTGAAGTGCCAGATCAACCAGGATTTTCTGACATTAGAGGACTCGCAAAAACATCCGTTGAAATGTTTGCAGATGGCGTGTTTGATGAACTCTATATCTGGTATAACCATTTCGTATCAGCAATGACGCAAACCGTTACTGAACAAAAGCTTCTACCGCTTGCTTCTAAAGAAGAAAAAGAAGCTTCGAGCGTTGGACTTTACGAATATGAGCCATCTGAAAGAGAAATTCTTGAAGCTGTTCTACCTCGTTATGCAGAAAGCTTAATATATGGTGCATTATTGGATGCAAAAGCAAGTGAGTTCGGTGCTCGTATGACAGCGATGAGTGCAGCGTCTGATAACGCATCGTCACTAATTGATGACCTTACACTTTCTTATAACCGAGCAAGACAAGCAGCAATTACCCAAGAAATTACTGAGATTGTTGGCGGTGCAGCCGCTTTAGAATAG